From the genome of Clostridiales bacterium, one region includes:
- a CDS encoding ribosome maturation factor RimP produces the protein MDIATKVQTAIAKTVEDLGYELVEVTYKYQHKAWQLTVYIHKPEGIALSDCEKVHYAIDGILDELDPTNGAPYNLNVSSLGLDRPMTTEKDYNRNLNKEVEVKLKNPVDNKNVIEGTLKGYDERTVLVEELKTNKEYKLERDNIKLMTLLIKFW, from the coding sequence ATGGATATTGCAACCAAGGTCCAAACCGCTATTGCCAAGACAGTTGAAGATTTGGGTTATGAGCTTGTGGAAGTGACTTATAAGTATCAGCATAAAGCGTGGCAATTGACTGTTTACATTCATAAGCCTGAAGGAATAGCTTTGTCTGATTGCGAAAAAGTCCATTACGCTATTGACGGGATTTTAGACGAGCTTGACCCCACCAACGGCGCGCCCTATAATCTTAATGTGTCTTCGCTTGGGCTGGACAGGCCGATGACTACCGAAAAAGACTATAACCGCAACCTTAACAAGGAAGTAGAAGTAAAACTCAAAAACCCCGTTGACAATAAAAATGTCATAGAGGGAACGCTCAAAGGGTATGACGAGCGTACGGTTTTGGTAGAGGAACTAAAAACAAATAAAGAATACAAGCTTGAAAGAGATAATATCAAGCTTATGACATTATTAATAAAGTTTTGGTAA
- the nusA gene encoding transcription termination/antitermination protein NusA produces the protein MNKDFFLALDELEASKKIKKEAFLEALESALVSAYKRHYGEANSIQVKLNPARNTIRIFAYKTVVEKVINKDKEISLDEAKTIKKTAKIGDIISKEITPKEFGRIAVQTAKQVVTQKLRDMETQIAYEELAEKEDELTVCVVRRIEGKNVYVDLGKLEAVMLPSDQIPNERYNVNDKIKVYVKKVKVGPKGPQIMVSRSCEGFVKRLFEQEVPEIAAGLVVIKNIVREAGYRTKIAVYSEDPSIDPVGACVGNRGMRINTIVAELNGEKIDVIPWCSDTLEYIARALSPAKVLMVQVNDEDRTAKVIVPDDKLSLAIGKNGQNARLAVKLTGWKIDVKSLSASQNMEEFKDIDEHIPEEDFELEDFKADLGEL, from the coding sequence ATTAACAAAGATTTCTTTCTGGCGTTGGATGAGTTGGAAGCCAGCAAAAAAATAAAAAAAGAAGCATTTTTGGAAGCGTTAGAAAGCGCTTTGGTTTCTGCATACAAAAGACATTATGGCGAGGCTAATTCTATTCAGGTCAAGCTTAATCCCGCACGCAACACTATCAGGATTTTTGCTTATAAGACTGTGGTAGAAAAAGTAATCAACAAAGATAAAGAGATTTCTTTGGACGAAGCCAAAACTATAAAAAAGACCGCAAAAATCGGCGATATAATAAGCAAAGAAATAACGCCCAAGGAATTTGGACGCATAGCGGTCCAAACCGCGAAACAAGTTGTTACTCAAAAGCTAAGGGATATGGAAACGCAAATTGCCTATGAAGAACTTGCCGAAAAAGAAGACGAATTGACGGTATGCGTTGTAAGGCGCATTGAAGGCAAAAATGTTTATGTGGACTTGGGAAAATTAGAAGCCGTTATGTTGCCATCGGACCAAATACCCAATGAAAGATATAATGTCAATGACAAAATCAAAGTATATGTAAAAAAAGTCAAAGTCGGTCCAAAAGGTCCGCAGATTATGGTGTCCCGTTCTTGCGAAGGTTTTGTAAAAAGATTGTTTGAGCAAGAAGTGCCCGAGATAGCGGCGGGTTTGGTTGTAATTAAAAATATTGTCCGCGAGGCCGGCTATCGCACAAAGATCGCGGTATATTCCGAAGACCCTTCCATTGATCCTGTGGGCGCTTGCGTGGGCAATAGAGGAATGCGGATCAATACTATCGTCGCCGAACTAAACGGCGAAAAGATTGATGTAATACCTTGGTGTTCGGACACTTTGGAATACATCGCAAGAGCCTTAAGTCCCGCTAAAGTTTTAATGGTTCAAGTAAATGACGAGGACCGCACAGCCAAAGTTATCGTTCCCGACGATAAGCTATCTTTGGCAATCGGCAAAAACGGACAAAATGCGCGTTTGGCAGTAAAACTTACGGGCTGGAAAATAGATGTAAAATCTTTGAGCGCCAGCCAGAATATGGAAGAGTTTAAAGATATAGACGAGCATATACCCGAGGAAGACTTTGAACTTGAAGACTTTAAGGCGGATTTGGGAGAATTATAA
- a CDS encoding YlxR family protein — MKLPIRTCVACRQPQPKKQLLRIVKTPEGDIKLDLTGRANGRGAYICNKDQCVQTAVKKKLFNRDFKMNIDASVYTRLLEEYHEQKQD; from the coding sequence ATGAAACTTCCTATCAGAACTTGTGTCGCATGCAGACAGCCCCAGCCCAAAAAGCAATTATTAAGGATAGTAAAAACACCCGAAGGCGATATAAAGCTGGACTTAACGGGACGGGCTAACGGGCGCGGAGCGTATATCTGCAATAAGGACCAATGCGTTCAAACCGCTGTCAAAAAGAAACTCTTTAATAGAGATTTTAAGATGAATATAGACGCGTCGGTTTACACAAGACTGTTAGAAGAATATCATGAACAAAAACAAGATTGA